The following are from one region of the Mycolicibacterium diernhoferi genome:
- a CDS encoding MmpS family transport accessory protein, with the protein MSGPSGPESSGADNKPRTDETDIHSRAYSAPESEQFSSAPYVPPDPALYDYDNYALTDPEQGPPPRWPWVVGVVAIVAAVALVASVALLVTRTDNTGLANPQTSTTSAPPVQDAITTTPPPPASEEPPPPPPPPSEEPPPPPPETVTVTQEPPPPPPAAEEPAPPPVTSEAPPPPPTTTRPAGPRQVTYSVTGTKAPGDIITVTYIDASGRSRTQRNVYIPWSLTVTPISQSEVGSVQASSLFLVSKLNCSITTSDGTVLSSNTGNAAQTSC; encoded by the coding sequence ATGAGCGGGCCGTCAGGACCGGAGTCTTCGGGTGCGGACAACAAACCCCGCACCGACGAGACCGACATCCATTCGCGGGCGTACTCCGCCCCGGAATCCGAGCAGTTCAGCAGCGCGCCGTACGTGCCGCCGGACCCGGCGCTGTACGACTACGACAACTACGCGCTGACCGACCCGGAGCAGGGCCCGCCGCCGCGCTGGCCCTGGGTGGTCGGTGTGGTGGCCATCGTCGCCGCGGTGGCGCTGGTCGCCTCGGTCGCACTGCTGGTCACCCGGACCGACAACACCGGTCTGGCGAACCCGCAGACGTCGACCACCTCGGCCCCGCCGGTGCAGGACGCGATCACCACGACGCCACCGCCGCCGGCAAGCGAGGAACCGCCGCCACCGCCGCCGCCGCCCAGCGAGGAACCGCCGCCCCCGCCGCCCGAGACGGTGACGGTGACGCAGGAGCCGCCGCCCCCGCCACCGGCGGCCGAGGAACCGGCACCGCCGCCGGTCACCAGTGAGGCGCCCCCGCCTCCGCCGACCACCACCCGGCCGGCCGGCCCGCGCCAGGTGACCTACTCGGTCACCGGCACCAAGGCTCCCGGCGACATCATCACCGTCACCTACATCGACGCGTCCGGACGCAGCCGGACCCAGCGCAACGTCTACATCCCGTGGTCGTTGACGGTGACCCCGATCTCGCAGTCCGAGGTCGGCTCGGTACAGGCGTCCAGCCTGTTCCTGGTGAGCAAGCTGAACTGCTCGATCACCACCAGCGACGGCACCGTGCTGTCGTCCAATACCGGTAACGCCGCACAGACAAGTTGCTGA
- a CDS encoding cytochrome c oxidase subunit 4: protein MHIEARLFEFLTAFFALCAIVYAVLTAMFAPGGVEWAGTTALVLSTGLSLITGTFFRFVARRLDTRPEDYEDAEISDGAGELGFYSPHSWWPILIALSFSVAAVGTAMWLPWLMVAGICFVLASSAGLVFEYYIGPEKH from the coding sequence ATGCATATCGAAGCCAGGTTGTTCGAGTTCCTGACTGCGTTCTTCGCGCTGTGCGCGATCGTCTACGCCGTGTTGACCGCGATGTTCGCCCCGGGTGGCGTCGAGTGGGCGGGTACCACCGCGCTGGTGCTGAGCACCGGGCTGAGCCTGATCACCGGCACCTTCTTCCGGTTCGTCGCGCGCCGTCTCGACACCCGGCCGGAAGACTACGAAGACGCCGAGATCAGTGACGGCGCCGGCGAACTGGGCTTCTACAGCCCGCACAGCTGGTGGCCGATCCTGATCGCGCTGTCCTTCTCCGTGGCCGCGGTCGGTACGGCGATGTGGCTGCCGTGGCTGATGGTCGCGGGCATCTGCTTCGTGCTGGCGTCGTCGGCCGGGCTGGTCTTCGAGTACTACATCGGCCCCGAGAAGCACTGA